A window of Maioricimonas rarisocia genomic DNA:
CGGAGAACAGTACGATTCCACCCGATCGAACGGCAGAAATCAATTCAAGAAGGCTTCGCTGTCGCTGCGTTCGCCGCTCGGCTGCGCTTTCTTCACAGACGGATCATCCCGGTGCTCACGCACCGGGCTCGGCTTCAGTTCTGAAATGAGCCTCTCAAGACTCACCGCTCAAGACTCACCGCTCAAGACTCACCTCTCTTCACTGCTTCGCCGGGATGCGGTACCGGCCGCCGGCATGCGCATACGGCACCACGGCTGCATGCCGGAATCCGACGCCCGTCCCTTTCCCCGTAAAGATGCCGTTGTCGAAGCAGAAGACGATCTTCAGCTCGCCGGACGACGGCGACAGCTCGTCGATCGCCAGTTCGAACTTTCCCGCCTCATCAAGTCGAGACGCGTATGCCTTCTTCCAGTAGTCGTCCGGGCCTTTGGCCGGCAGGTCGATCGCCACGATGCTGTGGGCCGGCAGGTCCGACTTGAGCGTGCCGGTCAGGATGAACTGCTTGCCGCGTGCGTCGTAGCGGGCGGCGAAGTCGGGAACTTCCACCTTCGGCATTTTCGGATCCGGATCGAACCGGCCGGTCATCTGCGGCTGCTTCCAGATGATCGCCGCGACCGCGGGCGTGATGTAGACCCGCTCCTCCCGGTTCTTCTTCGCGCTGCGGTAGCTGCGGGCGTTGGGGCCCATCAGCGACATTCCCAGGTCGTGACCGTCGAGCGGACCGAAGTGCGGCAGGCTCATCGTGTGGCCGAACTCGTGCAGATAGCCCTTGAGGTTGATGCGGTCGGCCAGTCCGCCGGCGAGCGGGGCGTCCAGGAGCAACTCGCCCGGATCATCGTGCCAGACCAGCAGCGTCAATCCGTTGCCGTTGCGGTCGCCGTGGCCACCCCAGCCACGGCTGGCACGCAGCTTCGTGCCGTAGACAAAGATCCAGAACGTGCTTGACTGACGGGGGATGTTGTACTGCGAGATCGCCTGCTCGCGGATCGGTCCCTGAATGCCGACCTGGTCGTACGCACCGCTGGCGGCCGGCTTGTCCCCTTTGACGAAATAGATGACCGGCGTGCCGTCTTCTTCGCGGTCGATCGGCAGGACGTTCTCCGGTTCGTATCCCCAGTGCGTCAGCCATTTGCCGTAGTAGGCCTGGGCGTAGTCGACGACCTCCTTCATCCGCTGCCGGCAGTTGGCGGGGGGAGCGACGTCGCTGGGGGTGAAGAAGACGATGCGGATGCGGGCGTCTTCGCCATGCGTTGGCGACGCTGTGAGAGTCGCGAGCAGGACGAGTGTCGTGAGGAGAAGTCGCGGCGACATGAGCGTGGCTCCGCTGGAGGGGGCGATGCCGTCTCCTCGCGTTTGCGAAGAGTCGTCAGGGCCATCGTACGGCGGCTGGTTCCCGCATGCTACGTCCCTTCAGACCTTGGTCACAGTTGATGGTACCAGTCGCCGGTGGAAGAGATCCCGTTCGAGTTGGCCATGAACTGGCCGCTGACGTTGTCGTAACGCCAGCCTCCTGACGGGGGAACCATGCCGGTCATGGCTGTTCCGGTCGTCTGCATCTTGACGGCACCGTGTTCGTTCTTGTCTACATGATTGACCGGGAAACGCTTCAGGTAGGGCTGAAGGTCCGACTTGAAGTCTACCTCGGTGCCTGCGTCTCCCGGGTAGGACCCGTGGTGAGCCAGATGCAGCTCGATCGCCTGGCGGACGAGCCGCAGATTCTCCCGCACGGAACTCTCCCGGGAACTGTCGGTGACTTTCGTGAATCGTGGAGCAACGGTCGCGGCCAGAATCCCGATCACCAGCACGACGATCACCAGCTCGATAAGGGTGAATCCCCTGTGGCGACGTGAACAGGTTCGGGCCACGAACGGGCGGTTCATCAACGGGAGACCAGCATGCGTAATGGGGCGGGCAGCGATCGCTGCGACGAGAAAAGAAGTGTCGCCACAGAAAGGCTATGGCATACGGACGAACTGGCGGCGGGATGTATGGGAGAAGTCCCCTCTCAGAAGGCGGATTGTTCGGCAGGACCGTAGGAGATGGCACAGGCTGGACGCTGGTAATTCTTCTTGCATCGCCGACCGAAGCATTGCAGAATCGAATTCTCCTGTTCTGCCTCATTCGAGCAATACTCCGGCTGAGCAGATCGTCGGTGTTCTGCCGACGGTTATCTCATTCCGTTCCCGGAGCCGAGAGGCAGAGATGACATCATGTCGAAAGGGCCAGTTCATGATGCGCTCGACGCTGCTGTCGATTCTGTGCTGCGGTCTCTTCACGCCGGTCGTCATTGCTCAAAGTGCCCCTGACGACGCGGTCACCATCACCGGTCGCGTGCTCTCGGCGGACGGTACTCCCGTCCCGGACACAACAGTACGGCTGAATCTCCACCGCGACATCGGTGTCGTCGAAGCGACGACCGATGC
This region includes:
- a CDS encoding type II secretion system protein, with the protein product MNRPFVARTCSRRHRGFTLIELVIVVLVIGILAATVAPRFTKVTDSSRESSVRENLRLVRQAIELHLAHHGSYPGDAGTEVDFKSDLQPYLKRFPVNHVDKNEHGAVKMQTTGTAMTGMVPPSGGWRYDNVSGQFMANSNGISSTGDWYHQL